From [Flavobacterium] thermophilum:
TGAAGCGAGCGTTTGGCACGCTGCAAAAAGTCGGGAAAGCGCTCATGTTGCCGGTGGCGATTTTGCCGGCGGCCGGGATTTTGCTGGCGTTTGGCAATGCGTTGAAAAACCCGGCGCTCACGGATAAAATTCCCGCATTAAAAGCCGATTGGGTCGTGCTCGTCTCCAACGTGATGGAGCAAGCGGGCGGCATCGTCTTCTCCAACTTGTCGCTCTTGTTTGCGGTCGGCGTAGCGATCGGCCTTGCCGGCGGGGACGGAGTCGCAGGCTTGGCGGCGATCATCGGCTACTTGATTATGAACGTGACGATGAGCGTCATCTTAGGTGTAACGGCCGATATGGTCGGCGCTGACCCGTCGTATGCCAACATTCTCGGCATCCCGACGCTGCAAACCGGCGTCTTTGGCGGGATTATCGTCGGGATTTTGGCCGCCTACATGTACAACAAATACTTCAATATTGAACTGCCTCAATATCTCGGCTTTTTTGCCGGCAAGCGGTTCGTGCCGATCGTGACGGCGGTGTCTGCGGTCGTGCTTGGCATTATCATGACATTCATCTGGCCGCCGATTCAGCACGGGCTCAATGCGTTTTCGCACAATATGATCGATGCGAACAAACCGTTGGCCGCCTTTATTTTCGGCGTCATCGAACGGGCGTTGATTCCGTTTGGCTTGCATCATATTTTCTATGCACCGTTTTGGTTTGAATTTGGCGAATACGTCAATAAAGCCGGGCAAGTGGTCCGTGGCGACCAAAAAATCTTTTTCGAGCAGCTGAAAGACGGCGTGGAACTGACGGCCGGCACGTTCATGACCGGGAAGTTTCCGTTTATGATGTTCGGCCTTCCGGCAGCGGCGCTTGCCATCTACCATGAAGCGCGGCCAGAAAACAAAAAAGTTGTGGCCGGCATTATGGGATCGGCTGCGTTGACATCGTTTTTGACTGGGATTACCGAACCGATCGAATTTTCGTTCTTGTTTGTCGCTCCGGTGCTGTTTGCCATTCACTGCGTTTTTGCCGGCTTGTCGTTTATGATCATGCACTTGTTGAACGTCAAAATCGGGATGACGTTCTCCGGCGGGGTCATTGACTTCTTGCTGTTTGGCGTTCTGCCAAACCGGACGGCATGGTGGCTCGTCATTCCGGTCGGCTTGGTGTTTGCCGTGATTTATTATTTCGGGTTCCGCTTTGCGATCCGCAAATGGGATTTGGCGACGCCGGGCCGGGAAAAAACGGTCGAGGAAGCACCGAAAGCCGAGGCGGCCGCTGCTGGCGACCTGCCGTATGAAGTGCTCGCTGCTCTTGGCGGAAAGGAAAACATCGAACATTTGGACGCCTGCATTACACGTTTGCGCGTGTCGGTCCATGATATCGGCCGGGTCGATAAAGACCGCCTGAAGGCGCTTGGCGCTGCCGGGGTGCTGGAAGTCGGCAACAACGTGCAAGCGATTTTCGGTCCGAAATCGGATATGTTAAAAGGGCAAATTCAAGACATCATGCAAGGAAAAGCGCCGGCCCGTGCGGCGGAAGAAGAAAAGCCGAAAACAGCGGCTTCGGAAGCCGCGGAGTCCGAAACGATCGCTTCGCCGATGTCCGGAGAAATCGTTCCGCTCGCTGAAGTGCCGGACCAAGTGTTTTCGCAAAAAATGATGGGCGATGGGTTCGCAGTCATGCCGACGGACGGCACGGTCGTCTCTCCGGTTGATGGGAAGATCATCAACGTCTTTCCGACGAAGCACGCCATTGGCATTCAGTCGGCCGGCGGGCATGAAATTTTGATCCACGTCGGCATCGATACGGTGAAGCTGAACGGCCAAGGGTTTGAAGCGCTTGTGAAGGAAGGCGACGAAGTGAAAAAAGGACAGCCGATTTTGCGCGTCGACCTTGATTATGTCAAACAGAACGCCCCATCGATCGTCACACCGGTGATTTTCACGAATCTCCAAGCCGGCGAAACGGTTCACGTCAACAAGCAAGGCTCAGTTGCTCGAGGAGAAGACGCTGTTGTGACGATCCGCTAAGTTGCTTATTCGCCGCGGGGCGGGGACAAGCATTTTCCGTTGCCATCCCGCCCCTGCATTTGATATGATGGCAAAGAAAAAATTGAAGAAAAGGGGAATGATGAACATGGCAGAAAAAACGTTTAAAGTCGTTTCTGATTCCGGCATCCACGCTCGTCCGGCGACGATTTTGGTGCAAACGGCGAGCAAATTCAACAGCGAAATCCAGCTTGAGTACAACGGCAAAACAGTGAACTTAAAATCGATCATGGGCGTCATGTCGTTAGGCATTCCGAAAGGGGCAACGATCAAAATCACGGCAGAAGGGGCCGATGCGGCGGAAGCAATGGCGGCGTTAACCGATACGTTGGCGAAAGAAGGTCTTGCAGAATAATGGGAAACGCAATCCGCGAAAAAACGATCCATGGGATTGCTGCATCGAGCGGTATTGCCATCGCGAAGGCATACCGCTTAGAAACCCCTGATTTGGCAGCCGAAAAACGGGCTGTTGCCGATGTTGAAGCGGAAGTAGCGCGGCTTGAGGCGGCGGTGGCGAAAGCGAAAGAAGAGCTGGAAGCCATCAAGCAGCATGCCTTGGAAAAGCTTGGCGAAGACAAAGCTGCCATTTTTGCCGCCCACTTGCTTGTGCTTGACGACCCAGAATTGTTGAACCCGATTAAAGAAAAAATCCAAACGGAGCGCGTCAATGCCGAGTACGCTCTCGATGAAACCGCCTCGTTTTTCATCTCGATGTTCGAGGCGATGGACAATGAATATATGAAAGAACGGGCCGCCGATATCCGCGATGTGACGAAGCGCGTCCTCGCCCATCTGCTCGGTGTCACGATCTCGAACCCGAGCCTCATTTCTGAGGAAGTCGTGATCATCGCGGAAGACTTGACGCCATCTGATACGGCGCAGCTGAACCGCCAATATGTGAAAGGATTTGCCACCGACATCGGCGGGCGGACGTCGCATTCAGCAATTATGGCCCGTTCGCTCGAAATCCCTGCCGTCGTCGGCACGAAGACGGTGACGGCGGAAGTAAAAAACGGCGACATCGTCATTGTCGATGGGCTCGACGGCCAAGTAATCATCAATCCATCGCCGGAGTTGCTCGCCCAATATGAACAAAAACGGGCCCGCTACGAGGCGCAAAAGGCAGAATGGGCGAAACTCGTTCACGAGGCGACCGTGACGGCTGACGGCATTCATGTCGAGCTGGCTGCCAACATCGGCACGCCAGACGATGTGAAAGGAGCGTTGGCGAACGGAGCGGAAGGAATCGGATTGTATCGCACAGAATTTCTATACATGGGACGCTCGGAACTGCCGACGGAAGACGAACAGTTTGTGGCTTACAAAACGGTGCTGGAACAAATGAATGGCAAGCCGGTCGTTGTGCGGACGCTTGACATTGGCGGCGACAAAGAGCTCCCGTATTTACACTTGCCAAAAGAGATGAACCCGTTTTTAGGGTTTCGAGCCATTCGCCTTTGCCTGGAAATGCAAGACATGTTCCGCACGCAGCTGCGCGCCTTGTTGCGGGCGAGTGTGTACGGCAATTTGAAAATCATGTTCCCGATGATTGCGACGCTCGATGAATTCCGCCAAGCGAAAGCCATTTTGCTTGAAGAAAAAGAGGCGCTCCTCCGCCAAGGGGTTGCCGTTGCGGATGGAATTGAAGTCGGCATGATGGTGGAAATCCCGGCAGCTGCCGTCATGGCGGACCAGTTTGCGAAAGAAGTCGATTTCTTCAGCATTGGAACGAACGACCTGATCCAATATACGATGGCGGCCGATCGGATGAATGAGCGGGTTGCGTATTTGTACCAGCCGTACAACCCGGCGATTTTGCGGCTCATCAGCCACGTGATCGATGCCGCCCATCGCGAAGGAAAATGGGTCGGGATGTGCGGGGAAATGGCCGGCGACCCGATCGCGATTCCGATTTTGCTTGCCCTTGGCCTTGATGAGTTCAGCATGAGCGCCACCTCGATTTTGCCGGCGCGCGCCCAGCTGAAGCGGCTGTCAAAAGAGGATGCGGTCCGCGTGAAAGAGACAGTGCTGTCGCTTGGTACGGCTGAGGAAGTCGTGTCGTTTGTCAAACGAACATTTTCACTTGCCTGAATGAAAGCGTGGCGACGTTTACGTTCGCCGCGCTTTTTTCGTTTTGCGTTATGCCAACAGCGGCGTCGACGATTCATAGCCATACCGCTGCCGGACCGTAAGCGAAAGGCCGATAGCGATAACTTTCGCCATTTGGTAAACAATGTGCAAATTCGTGTACGGAAGTGCGCTTATATCGGCGGTATCTTCCATCACGACGCCCATCATGCTGATGTCGCCAATCGATGGAAGCGATTTGCCAAGCGCAGTGCCAGGGGAAAGGGCGCCAGGGCGGATGGCGATCGTATGGACAAACGGCTGCGGCCCGACAATGCTGTCGATTGCCACCACATACGCTCCGCGCTCGTGTTGCAGCCGCTCGGAAACACGATGAATGTTCGTTGCATCGACAGGCTTCCTAAGTGTACCGATGACGGTCAAATGATCCGGATAAGCGTTTTCCAGCAGCGTCCCGACGAACGGCCCTAAGCTGTCGCCGTTGATGCGGTTGCTGCCGATGCAAACGACGGTCAAACGGGAAATCATATGAAGCGTTTGATGTAGGCAATGTCACTTCCTGGAGTACAAAGGGGAAAAAAATCTGGCCGACCCCTTCTGAAATTAGCGCTGGAAGATACGACCTGCACCAAGATCAGTTAGGGACGGAGCTTGCTGTCGATCCTTCCCCGGTGTATCGAAATTCAGGAGGAAGTTATCCGAATAGCAAGAACTACTGGTTCCGAGTCAGTGCGATTTTTCCTCAAGGCGAAAGCGCCATGTCAGGCGCGTATATGCCGACCATTCCGAATTTGGCAAAACCATCTGCTCCGACGGGGGTAAGTTATACAAACGGAAATGGAACAGGATATATCGATTTCAAATGGAATCCTGTGAGTGGAGCGACGGGGTATAAAATTTGGATTTTTAACGGTTCCTACTATGAATCGTTAGATGTCGGGAACGTCACTTCTTGGACAACGAAAAACAAAAAGTATTGGCCAACATCCACGGAAATTCATGCAGGTAGATATAAGTTGCATGTAAACGATGGTCTTGGCACAGAATTAGCTGTTGACCCGTCTCCGGTCTATGCCAATGCAGGAACCAAATACGCAACGGCTGCCAACTACTGGATTCGGGTCAGTGCCTATAACTCTCAAGGGGAAACCGTCTTTTCTGACGCGTATATGCCTCGTATTCCAGATTTGCCAGTGCCATCAGCGCCTTCCGGATTTGCTTACAGCAATCAATCGGGGAGCAACTCTGGCTATGTCATGTTAAACTGGGATAAGATTCCTGGAGCGACAGGGTATAAAGTGTGGATTTTCAATGGACTTTACTATGAAGCATTTGATGTAGGAGACGTGGACCATTGGACGACACAAAACAAAGGAATTTGGCCAACTCCGGAGGAAATCCAACAGGGGGATTCCAGCACCTTAACGTTGCATCATGATGGAAAAGGATTGGAACTTCCGAAAGATCCTTCCCCCATGTATGAGAAAATGGGGACAAAATACGCCACAAGCACCCATTACTACTTCCGACTCAGTGCATACAATGCGGATGGAGAAACGGTATTTTCCAGCAATGCCTTG
This genomic window contains:
- the ptsH gene encoding Phosphocarrier protein HPr; protein product: MAEKTFKVVSDSGIHARPATILVQTASKFNSEIQLEYNGKTVNLKSIMGVMSLGIPKGATIKITAEGADAAEAMAALTDTLAKEGLAE
- the ptsG_1 gene encoding EIICBA-Glc, producing MKRAFGTLQKVGKALMLPVAILPAAGILLAFGNALKNPALTDKIPALKADWVVLVSNVMEQAGGIVFSNLSLLFAVGVAIGLAGGDGVAGLAAIIGYLIMNVTMSVILGVTADMVGADPSYANILGIPTLQTGVFGGIIVGILAAYMYNKYFNIELPQYLGFFAGKRFVPIVTAVSAVVLGIIMTFIWPPIQHGLNAFSHNMIDANKPLAAFIFGVIERALIPFGLHHIFYAPFWFEFGEYVNKAGQVVRGDQKIFFEQLKDGVELTAGTFMTGKFPFMMFGLPAAALAIYHEARPENKKVVAGIMGSAALTSFLTGITEPIEFSFLFVAPVLFAIHCVFAGLSFMIMHLLNVKIGMTFSGGVIDFLLFGVLPNRTAWWLVIPVGLVFAVIYYFGFRFAIRKWDLATPGREKTVEEAPKAEAAAAGDLPYEVLAALGGKENIEHLDACITRLRVSVHDIGRVDKDRLKALGAAGVLEVGNNVQAIFGPKSDMLKGQIQDIMQGKAPARAAEEEKPKTAASEAAESETIASPMSGEIVPLAEVPDQVFSQKMMGDGFAVMPTDGTVVSPVDGKIINVFPTKHAIGIQSAGGHEILIHVGIDTVKLNGQGFEALVKEGDEVKKGQPILRVDLDYVKQNAPSIVTPVIFTNLQAGETVHVNKQGSVARGEDAVVTIR
- the ptsI gene encoding Phosphoenolpyruvate-protein phosphotransferase — protein: MGNAIREKTIHGIAASSGIAIAKAYRLETPDLAAEKRAVADVEAEVARLEAAVAKAKEELEAIKQHALEKLGEDKAAIFAAHLLVLDDPELLNPIKEKIQTERVNAEYALDETASFFISMFEAMDNEYMKERAADIRDVTKRVLAHLLGVTISNPSLISEEVVIIAEDLTPSDTAQLNRQYVKGFATDIGGRTSHSAIMARSLEIPAVVGTKTVTAEVKNGDIVIVDGLDGQVIINPSPELLAQYEQKRARYEAQKAEWAKLVHEATVTADGIHVELAANIGTPDDVKGALANGAEGIGLYRTEFLYMGRSELPTEDEQFVAYKTVLEQMNGKPVVVRTLDIGGDKELPYLHLPKEMNPFLGFRAIRLCLEMQDMFRTQLRALLRASVYGNLKIMFPMIATLDEFRQAKAILLEEKEALLRQGVAVADGIEVGMMVEIPAAAVMADQFAKEVDFFSIGTNDLIQYTMAADRMNERVAYLYQPYNPAILRLISHVIDAAHREGKWVGMCGEMAGDPIAIPILLALGLDEFSMSATSILPARAQLKRLSKEDAVRVKETVLSLGTAEEVVSFVKRTFSLA
- a CDS encoding putative sporulation protein YyaC; translated protein: MISRLTVVCIGSNRINGDSLGPFVGTLLENAYPDHLTVIGTLRKPVDATNIHRVSERLQHERGAYVVAIDSIVGPQPFVHTIAIRPGALSPGTALGKSLPSIGDISMMGVVMEDTADISALPYTNLHIVYQMAKVIAIGLSLTVRQRYGYESSTPLLA